A single Proteiniborus sp. DW1 DNA region contains:
- a CDS encoding heavy metal translocating P-type ATPase — translation MRKDIVLEGLNCANCAAKIENKVNNMEEIESASFSFATKILSIEYSENHGFDNILNKIKKIVNTLEPDVIVKVGDKLDGHGIHGHSHGKSECCGHDHIHGHSHEHSHGHNHGEGERGLLNKKTLKLGIGAVLFFGSFLFDKNINIQLPLYIISYFLIGGDVLLRAVRNIIRGQVFDENFLMALATVGAFAVKEYPEAVSVMLFYQIGEIFQDIAVERSRKSIKSLLNIRPDHANLKTDEGLVVVKPEAVNVGDYIVVKPGERVALDGVVVEGESMVDTSALTGESVPRKIKTGDNILSGFVNNSGLLTVEVKKKFNESTVSRILDLVQNASSKKAPTENFITKFARYYTPIVVIGAALVAIIPPIITGDAFSEWIYRALIFLVISCPCALVISIPLGFFGGIGGASKSGILVKGGNYLEALNEVDTVVFDKTGTLTKGIFKVSEIKVYNGFTKEEVLRAAAFAEVHSNHPIAKSIIEEFNGEIDESLIENYEEISGHGIKAKVNGRFVLAGNLKLLKREGVKATLVNQSGTIVYISIDGKFAGSIVISDMLKEDSVKAIESLRNQGVKKLIMLTGDLDNVARQVAKELNLDEYYSELLPEDKVNILEKIAEEKGSKGKLIFVGDGINDAPVLARADIGVAMGGLGSDAAIEAADVVLMTDEPSKLSQAISIAKYTKKIVIQNIILALGVKGIVLVLGAFGVATMWEAVFADVGVALLAVLNSMRVLKTK, via the coding sequence ATGAGAAAGGATATTGTATTAGAAGGCTTAAACTGTGCAAATTGTGCCGCAAAGATAGAAAACAAAGTAAATAACATGGAAGAAATAGAAAGTGCAAGTTTTAGCTTTGCTACTAAGATTCTGTCAATAGAATATAGCGAAAATCATGGGTTTGATAATATATTAAATAAGATAAAAAAAATAGTAAATACACTGGAGCCTGATGTGATTGTAAAAGTTGGAGATAAGCTAGATGGACATGGAATACATGGTCATAGTCACGGCAAAAGTGAATGCTGCGGTCACGATCATATTCATGGACACAGCCATGAACATAGTCATGGACATAACCATGGAGAAGGCGAGCGTGGACTACTAAACAAGAAAACTCTAAAACTTGGGATAGGTGCAGTGTTGTTTTTTGGAAGTTTTTTGTTTGATAAGAATATAAACATACAGTTACCATTATATATAATAAGCTACTTTCTAATAGGGGGAGATGTACTTCTTAGAGCAGTTAGAAATATAATAAGAGGTCAGGTATTTGATGAAAACTTTTTAATGGCACTTGCAACAGTGGGAGCATTTGCTGTTAAAGAATATCCAGAGGCAGTATCAGTTATGCTATTTTATCAAATAGGAGAGATATTCCAAGATATTGCAGTTGAGCGTTCTAGAAAATCTATTAAATCACTTCTAAATATTAGACCAGACCATGCTAATCTAAAAACTGATGAAGGCTTAGTAGTTGTGAAGCCAGAGGCAGTTAATGTAGGAGACTATATAGTAGTTAAACCTGGGGAGAGGGTGGCCCTAGATGGAGTTGTTGTTGAAGGAGAATCAATGGTAGATACTTCTGCACTCACAGGAGAATCAGTACCTAGAAAAATAAAAACAGGCGATAATATATTAAGTGGATTTGTCAATAATAGTGGGCTACTAACTGTAGAGGTAAAGAAAAAGTTTAATGAATCTACAGTTTCTAGAATACTAGACTTAGTTCAAAATGCTAGCAGTAAAAAGGCACCAACAGAGAACTTTATTACTAAGTTTGCAAGATACTATACCCCAATTGTAGTTATTGGAGCAGCACTAGTAGCTATTATACCTCCTATAATTACTGGGGATGCCTTTTCAGAATGGATTTATAGAGCTCTAATATTTTTAGTAATATCCTGTCCATGTGCTTTAGTTATATCGATTCCACTAGGATTTTTTGGTGGAATAGGTGGGGCTTCTAAATCAGGGATACTGGTTAAGGGTGGAAATTATCTAGAGGCATTAAATGAAGTTGATACAGTTGTGTTTGATAAGACAGGAACACTGACTAAGGGAATATTTAAGGTTTCAGAAATTAAAGTATATAATGGTTTTACAAAAGAAGAAGTATTAAGAGCTGCTGCATTTGCAGAGGTCCATTCAAACCATCCAATTGCGAAATCAATCATTGAAGAATTTAATGGGGAAATTGATGAAAGCCTAATTGAAAACTATGAGGAAATATCAGGACATGGTATAAAAGCAAAGGTAAATGGTAGATTTGTTTTAGCAGGAAACTTAAAGTTGCTAAAAAGGGAAGGCGTAAAAGCTACTTTAGTCAATCAATCAGGAACTATAGTCTATATATCTATAGATGGTAAATTTGCAGGAAGCATAGTTATTTCAGATATGTTAAAGGAAGATTCAGTAAAAGCTATAGAAAGCTTAAGAAATCAAGGAGTTAAAAAGCTTATTATGCTGACAGGTGATCTAGATAATGTGGCAAGGCAGGTAGCAAAAGAGCTTAACCTTGATGAATACTACTCAGAGCTATTACCTGAAGATAAGGTAAATATATTAGAAAAAATTGCTGAGGAAAAGGGTAGTAAAGGTAAGCTAATATTCGTAGGAGACGGTATAAATGATGCACCAGTTCTAGCAAGGGCAGATATAGGAGTTGCTATGGGAGGACTAGGCTCAGATGCAGCCATAGAAGCAGCAGATGTGGTACTGATGACAGATGAACCTTCAAAGCTTTCACAGGCTATATCTATAGCTAAATATACAAAGAAAATAGTAATTCAAAATATAATCTTAGCCCTAGGAGTCAAAGGTATAGTTTTGGTACTAGGAGCCTTCGGAGTAGCTACTATGTGGGAAGCGGTATTTGCAGATGTAGGTGTTGCACTACTAGCAGTGCTTAACTCTATGAGGGTTTTGAAAACTAAATAA
- a CDS encoding ABC transporter ATP-binding protein — MRLIIEDITKRYGTNIALDNFTATLTEGVYGLIGPNGAGKTTLINILVGLIKADSGRVMFWEDAEKVKEYSKCIPVEKLGFLPQSPGFYKNFTAREFLLYMGALKNCSKKSLKKYVDELLESVNLYEVRNKKIGSFSGGMKQRLGIAQAIINDPKIVILDEPTAGLDPRERIRFRNIISSLSTDKIVILATHIVSDIAFIAKEVLLLKKGQLVKKGAQEILAKEIEGKVWEIETDGKNIISYMNNYKVSNVANTQNGYCIRIVDDRKPEQEAVMVQATLEDVCLYYFGEV; from the coding sequence TTGAGGCTAATAATAGAGGATATAACTAAGAGATATGGGACTAACATAGCTTTAGATAATTTTACCGCTACTTTAACAGAAGGAGTGTATGGATTAATTGGGCCTAATGGTGCTGGAAAAACTACTCTTATAAATATTCTAGTAGGCCTAATAAAGGCTGATAGTGGAAGAGTAATGTTTTGGGAAGACGCAGAGAAGGTTAAAGAATACTCCAAATGTATACCTGTGGAGAAGTTAGGTTTTTTGCCTCAAAGCCCAGGGTTTTATAAGAATTTTACAGCTAGAGAATTTTTATTATATATGGGAGCTTTAAAAAATTGTTCAAAGAAGAGCTTGAAGAAATATGTAGATGAACTATTGGAGTCAGTTAATTTATATGAAGTAAGAAATAAAAAGATTGGTTCTTTTTCTGGAGGTATGAAACAAAGATTAGGAATTGCCCAAGCAATTATTAATGATCCTAAAATAGTTATTCTAGATGAACCTACAGCCGGGCTTGACCCAAGGGAGAGAATTCGTTTTCGAAATATCATTTCTTCTTTGTCTACAGATAAAATAGTAATACTAGCTACTCATATTGTTTCAGATATTGCATTTATTGCAAAAGAAGTTCTATTACTTAAGAAGGGGCAGCTAGTGAAAAAAGGAGCACAGGAAATCTTAGCAAAAGAAATCGAGGGTAAGGTTTGGGAGATTGAAACAGATGGGAAGAATATCATTTCATATATGAATAATTATAAAGTAAGTAATGTAGCTAATACTCAAAATGGTTATTGTATAAGAATAGTAGATGATAGAAAACCTGAACAAGAGGCTGTTATGGTACAAGCAACTTTAGAGGATGTTTGCCTATATTATTTTGGCGAGGTGTAG